One window of Plasmodium cynomolgi strain B DNA, scaffold: 1280, whole genome shotgun sequence genomic DNA carries:
- a CDS encoding CYIR protein (putative;~vir-type antigen): ELDRSKIRDVISENNLYNNVKCTSGDLSKYAQLKKKALNDLNLYKKLYEHIYSKKNILGKFDCYCEKSIFDMIDRIGKEEVETSSYDIKLEESIDRKWGIGTIVMCLFPFIGIILATFDKIMGGSFIPGPLYTACDICFTILTLIVLFFFIYTMTKVVKYRRLKAGKGKLNFRKYCLSGKNIFLPEGYLYYMEKCINKE, from the coding sequence GAATTGGATCGGTCAAAAATAAGAGATGTAATatcagaaaataatttatataacaaTGTGAAATGTACTTCAGGTGATTTATCAAAGTATGCacagttaaagaaaaaggcattaAATGATTTGAATTTATATAAGAAACTTTATGAACACATATATTctaaaaagaatattttagGAAAATTTGATTGTTATTGTGAAAAAAGTATATTTGATATGATTGATAGAATAGGTAAAGAGGAAGTAGAGACTAGTAGTTATGATATAAAATTAGAAGAAAGTATAGATAGAAAATGGGGTATAGGAACTATTGTAATGTGCttatttccatttattgGAATAATATTAGCAACTTTTGATAAAATCATGGGCGGTTCTTTCATACCTGGACCATTGTATACCGCATGTGATATTTGTTTTACAATATTAACACTtatagttttatttttcttcatttacaCCATGACAAAGGTTGTAAAATATCGCAGATTAAAAGCTGGAAAGGGTAAATTGAATTTTAGGAAATATTGTCTTTctggtaaaaatatttttttgcctgaagggtatttgtattatatggaaaaatgcattaataagGAATAA